A region of Centropristis striata isolate RG_2023a ecotype Rhode Island chromosome 17, C.striata_1.0, whole genome shotgun sequence DNA encodes the following proteins:
- the LOC131989669 gene encoding coxsackievirus and adenovirus receptor homolog, producing MSLCAVFCPLLLCLPAAAAVLEQLEIRAKPGGDVVLPCQAGLGGAITLLEWRRPDLKAREYVFFYREERAYPNYQLPSVRGRVEPREPGMKNGDVSVVLKDVSVNDTGTYECRVTVSFTEHNKTIRSEVRNLIHLTVTHSGQTTGNEHGNLGLVVGASVAGVFLLLLGVISCIVYRLKKKSSYKPPADASVVPVT from the exons ATGTCTCTGTGCGCTGTCTTCTGTCCGCTGCTGCTGTGTCTGCCGGCTGCAGCTGCAG TTTTAGAGCAGCTGGAGATCAGAGCGAAGCCTGGAGGTGACGTGGTTCTCCCTTGTCAGGCCGGCCTGGGCGGCGCCATCACGCTGCTGGAGTGGAGACGACCGGACCTAAAGGCACGAGAGTACGTCTTCTTCTACAGGGAAGAGCGCGCATATCCAAACTACCAGCTGCCGTCGGTCCGCGGGCGAGTGGAGCCGAGAGAGCCGGGCATGAAGAATGGAGACGTTTCTGTTGTTCTGAAGGACGTCAGCGTCAACGACACAGGAACGTACGAGTGTCGAGTCACCGTCAGCTTCACAGAACACAACAAGACGATTCGGTCAGAAGTCAGGAACCTCATCCACCTGACCGTCACACACTCAG GTCAGACGACTGGAAACGAGCATGGAAATCTTGGACTGGTAGTTGGTGCGTCAGTTGCTggtgtgtttcttcttcttctcggTGTTATTAGTTGTATCGTTTATAGACTCAAAAAGAAATCTTCATACAAACCTCCTGCTGATGCTTCGGTCGTGCCAGTGACCTGA